One Plasmodium yoelii strain 17X genome assembly, chromosome: 5 genomic window, acacatatgtatatgtcCTTTGTATAcctatttataattttttttttgttttacaatgtttttaattttaaaaaatttgaattttAATAAGACTGTTATTCCTtaagtatattattatttaaggTATGCTTAactaaaaatatgcaaataCGCTTAGATATtataaaaagtaataataataataataataataataataataataacaataatgataataataataaactcttgaataaacatattaattatatatttggaaacatgaattaatttttacattaaacaaataaatatacaatagATGCtactaaaataaatattatattaacgcaaataaaaatataaaaagttatGAGTCTTCCTTTTAGAAAATTGCTATATACTTGTACAACTCTATTATATGTGTTTTCTGACTGTTTTTTATTCAATGTTTTCACAAATTCCATTATCAAatgcattatatttatttggtatcataatatatataatctaaaaataacgaaaatGCCAAGAGCATCATTTTCCATTCTGGGTTTTTAACATCCTCAAAATTTAAAGTGTAATTATCAATATCTcgttttataaattttaagaaAGGAACTTCTTTTCGTAAATGTGCTATTCGTTCATGTGTTTTAGCATCACGTAAATAATAGTTGCTAAATTTACATGGCCCACATGGGCATGGACATAAAACACTCATTTGGCAACATGTATCatccatataaataatttttttatttgatgcATCGAACAAATCAAATTTGAAAGAGCAACAACTAAATGGAGGCTTTATTGTAccaattaattttttattattattatttgaaaaatcaTACATTTTAATAACTGGTCTATTTAAACAGCATATTGTAAATGAACAATCTTTTTCAATCACAACATCCGGTTTAACTAATTCTTTTCCATAacttaatattttcatattaattgGGATACACATTTTTGGAAAACAATTtctattaaaaaattcaGAATTTTCAATGGCAGTAAATTTTAAAAGCTCATTTCCTGCATCTAAAATTAAATATCTATTATTGAAATCCAATTTAACATTCATGATATAATCAGCTAAAAACTCTCTATCATCAAATTGTTGTTTTATTCTACAACTTTTTAAGGGGGCTAAGACATTTCTCCAATCATTAAAAAACATACCCATTTGTTGTTGTGGTGGGGGCATTATATATGGATATTGTTGAGAATTCATATTTGGGTAATTCATGTTTTGATAATTCACATTTGGATTGTTCATATTTGGATGGTTCATATTTGGATTGTTCACATTTGGGTAATTCATATTTGGATTGTTCACATTTGGGTAATTCACATTTGGATTATTTACATTTGGATTATTTACATTTGGGTAATTCACATTTGGATTATTTACATTTGGATTGTTCATATTTGGATTGTTCACATTTGGGTAATTCATATTTGGATTGTTCACATTTGGGTAATTCACATTTGGATTATTTACATTTGGATTATTTACATTTGGGTAATTCACATTTGGATTATTTACATTTGGGTAATTCACATTTGGATTATTTACATTTGGATTATTTACATTTGGATTGTTCATATTTGGATTGTTCACATTTGGGTGTCTCACGTTTTGTTGGCTGATGTTCTGATTTTGATCCTTGTTTATCATATTTGatgtatatattgttttttttaaggaCGCATTTGCAAATTGgttgttcattttttataaattttgtatattttttgtaactTAATAACACAgacaaatatatacaatatatttttgtgaaaagtatatgttataataatatgacaGTGGTgtgaataatattatataggcaatttaatatattatttaaaattatggGTCTTTAAATCCAATtgaataaatgtatatattactacacttaaaataatatgcttacatttttttttaaaactcagtctatataaatattaaatgcGCATCTTTATGCATATTtaccaaaaaaaatattttcataaaattataagaaatttCATGTATATACACGTTTTTGCTACCGATTTTTGTGAATAATTAATGCAGAATATATGAATAACATTTTACAGAATCAATTTtacaaaatgataaattttgTGCTGTTGAAAAACTTTTCGAAAATgcttatgtatatatgaatatcCAATTATACATTAAATTTCTcgttttttaataaaatctGCGTATTATggtaaatgtatataatttaattaaaaatgataatttattttcattaatgtcttttttgaaattaatacatttcttatattttttagcaaaGCTTTTTTACGATAAatacttttttttgtatatttttgtttttttatgaGTTTTGaaagttatttttttttatttttatatggtgaatatatatatatataatatagaactatattaatttttttcacattttaagtattttttcttattgtGGGAAATAATATtctcatataatttttataaaataaaataaagtttataATGATCAGAATGATATATAAACATTAATATACTTTAAACAAAATGGTGCTAAAGGAtttattgattatatatagttttataattttattagtgtataataaaagtaaataattatattaaataaggCTTAACGACATATCAAAAGTTGGATttactttaaaaaaaaagaaagtgTGCAGCAGTATTTATCATTTACAAGACGGTTATTATCACTATTGTTCATTTctccaaaaaaatatataacaaataaataattataattatactatATAAACATTGGCAATGCTACATGAAACCTATAATAAGGggttatttatttataaaatattaaaaataatatcccTAAACTATAATATAATAGATTTAATctttaaaacataaaacgAAAGTTtgtgtgaaaaaaaaacttagTAAAATGGGGATTTATACTTTGACAAATTGTCTGTTACTAGGAAATCAACACGCCCCCATATGAATTTACACATGCATATATCACGTCTGAAATTATATACttaacacatatatatataagctCATTGCATACAATTTTGAATATTACAAAATTCGAGTGAAAATATCCATGATATAAAATGAGATATTCATAATAAACATCACTTTTAagattaatatttatttagacTATGTctcataatataaatatttaaatatcgTTCCAAATTTTATTGCATAATTAGccataatttcatttttttaaaggaatatttataatacatattaaaaaatgctaattaatttattcatGCTTGTAATAGTTAACCCCCAAAAATGCCCATAAAATTGTATGTGTTCAACCTATATTAATACTTATTTACCTATATGAAAAATCTATggtatatttaaatatttcatttttacttatataaaaatgaggattttttttcttttttgttaaaatagTTAAGGAAATAAAACGCCGAATAcaaattatgatataaacACAAAACGCAccaattagaaaaaaatacaagctttataaatatatgtgtacatatatatatatataatactcgACACAATCtgtaaacatattttaaatctAAAACGCCCTAAAAACCAAATTTGAACTTCAAAAgaaaacattaaaaaaagctttattttaatattaattaaaaaatatactaaaaaaaaataatgtgtTTTTTTGAAAAGAGAAATTAAAGTTTAGTCGCCAATTTAGAGAATATGTAAAATACAAAGCCGTAATATACAATAAAACTGCCAATGATCTTTCAAATGTAAGATAAACGACAAAATTGTCATTAAATAATGGAAATGAATAATAATTGGataaattttataagagAGAAAAAGAACAAACCAGAGATATAATAATCCATAAAAAGGGGCACAATCAATGGCGAAAGATATACTGTTTAAGAAATGAAGATAACCAGTATGTATATTTACAGCTTGTTTCTTTATATTCCACAATTAGCTATCTTTCtcctatatatacaaaatgtgCACATATTCCCAAATGGGTTtctatatatgcataaatgAATAATGTATTAGATCCTTTACTTTGTTATCATCGTTATATCATttctatacatttttttttcatcatttgttttcttttattattattttttttatgatttccCACTTTCAATAATGCTTTAAATACGAAAATGGGTTGCGTAAAACGATTAATATTGTTTATAGTAGGGCTTTATTGCTATATAGAAATGAAAGCAAATATCCTTAACCACCATTCTGATATTTCTACCATATTTGTAAGagcaaaaaataatgataaaaaaaatatgtaccaGTTTTTAATAAACGATCAAAGTAAGAGAAgaagtaataataatgtgtGGGAAAAAGGGGATTATATTGGAAAAAGTTTacatggaaaaataaaaaaaaaaatgaattttaatTCACTTAGCAGTGATGAAAATAGCGATTATGAAAGCATTCAAAAAATAGAAACAGATGAagacaaatataatttaataaaaaatataaaaaaatattgtgaATGCACTAAACGGTATAAAAGATTGCCAACACGCGAAgtaaaaattggaaatataaaGATCGGGGGAAATAATAGAATTTCTATTCAAACAATGACAAGTTGTGATACTCGAAATGTCGAAGAATGTgttaatcaaataaaaagatGCAAAGATTTAGGTGCTGATTTAGTAAGATTAACGGTTCAAGGTGTGCAAGAAGTTGAAGCAAGCTATCGTATTAAAGATATGTTATTATCACAAAATATTACTATTCCGTTAGTAGCAGATATACATTTTAATCCTAAAATTGCTTTAATGGCAGCAGAGGTATATGACAAAATACGAGTTAATCCTGGAAATTATGTTGATGGGAGAAAAAAATGGGTAGATAaagtttataaaaaaaaagagttTGAAGATggtaaattatttataaaagaaaaatttgTACCATTAATAGAAAAATGTAAGCAATTAAATAGAGCTATAAGAATTGGTACTAATCATGGTTCTTTATCGTCAAGAATGTTATCATATTATGGTGACACACCATTAGGTATGGTTGAATCGGCTTTTGAATTTTCAGATTTatgtatagaaaataatttttttaatatagttTATTCTATGAAAGCATCAAACGCTTATGTTATGATACAATCATATAGATTATTAGTGGCTAAACAATATGAAAAGGGAAATGATATATTCTTCCCAATACATTTAGGTGTTACTGAAGCTGGATTTGGAGATAATGGACGAATAAAATCTTATTTAGGTATTggatcattattatatgatgGAATAGGTGATACTATCCGTATTTCTTTGACTGAAGATCCATGGGAGGAATTACACCCTTGCAAAAAATTGATCGAAAATTTAAAGAAaagaatattttatacaGATCAACAAAATTCGAATTATTTTACGGAACAGAACAAGGAAAACAATAATGCCACTACTAATAGAAACAATCGTTATACCACGTTGGATTTTCATAATTTCAATGAAACATTtagaaattttaataatatagtaaAGAGACAAGttgtcaaaaaaaaaaatgtgctACATGAGGAATGTACAATAGGTAATGCAGTTACTGTAAAAGAATTAGAAGATTCTTTACAAATATTTAAAGATTTAAATTTAGAATTggataaaaatggaaatttaaaaaaaggtGCCAAAACTACtgatataattattataaatgattttgaaaatttaacAAATGTAGCAAAAAAATCTGTTGAGAAATTAATGGAAGCAGGCTTACATGTATTAGTAGAATATGGACCAAAATCTGTGGagttaattaaaaatttaaaagtaAATGAActtaataaacaaaatatattatattattcaaCATTAACAGATATATTAGatttattagaaaaaaataaaacagatGGAATTGAACAGAATAATGTAAAAGGATATGCAATCATTTTAAATGGAAAAGAAGATAttaaagttattgaaaaaattaaagattTAAATCCACAgcctttattttttatattaaaatcagata contains:
- a CDS encoding phospholipid scramblase, putative; this encodes MNNQFANASLKKTIYTSNMINKDQNQNISQQNVRHPNVNNPNMNNPNVNNPNVNNPNVNYPNVNNPNVNYPNVNNPNVNNPNVNYPNVNNPNMNYPNVNNPNMNNPNVNNPNVNYPNVNNPNVNNPNVNYPNVNNPNMNYPNVNNPNMNHPNMNNPNVNYQNMNYPNMNSQQYPYIMPPPQQQMGMFFNDWRNVLAPLKSCRIKQQFDDREFLADYIMNVKLDFNNRYLILDAGNELLKFTAIENSEFFNRNCFPKMCIPINMKILSYGKELVKPDVVIEKDCSFTICCLNRPVIKMYDFSNNNNKKLIGTIKPPFSCCSFKFDLFDASNKKIIYMDDTCCQMSVLCPCPCGPCKFSNYYLRDAKTHERIAHLRKEVPFLKFIKRDIDNYTLNFEDVKNPEWKMMLLAFSLFLDYIYYDTK
- a CDS encoding (E)-4-hydroxy-3-methylbut-2-enyl diphosphate synthase encodes the protein MGCVKRLILFIVGLYCYIEMKANILNHHSDISTIFVRAKNNDKKNMYQFLINDQSKRRSNNNVWEKGDYIGKSLHGKIKKKMNFNSLSSDENSDYESIQKIETDEDKYNLIKNIKKYCECTKRYKRLPTREVKIGNIKIGGNNRISIQTMTSCDTRNVEECVNQIKRCKDLGADLVRLTVQGVQEVEASYRIKDMLLSQNITIPLVADIHFNPKIALMAAEVYDKIRVNPGNYVDGRKKWVDKVYKKKEFEDGKLFIKEKFVPLIEKCKQLNRAIRIGTNHGSLSSRMLSYYGDTPLGMVESAFEFSDLCIENNFFNIVYSMKASNAYVMIQSYRLLVAKQYEKGNDIFFPIHLGVTEAGFGDNGRIKSYLGIGSLLYDGIGDTIRISLTEDPWEELHPCKKLIENLKKRIFYTDQQNSNYFTEQNKENNNATTNRNNRYTTLDFHNFNETFRNFNNIVKRQVVKKKNVLHEECTIGNAVTVKELEDSLQIFKDLNLELDKNGNLKKGAKTTDIIIINDFENLTNVAKKSVEKLMEAGLHVLVEYGPKSVELIKNLKVNELNKQNILYYSTLTDILDLLEKNKTDGIEQNNVKGYAIILNGKEDIKVIEKIKDLNPQPLFFILKSDNIYEHVLVTRRLNEILHTLDIDIPYIHYANIDSNIYDDILVNSTVYVGTCLIDLMGDGLIVNVTDNNITAKKEQNEQIKTRVALNSFLTLNILQDTRIRLFKTDYISCPSCGRTLFNIQETTKKIMKLTGHLKGVKIAVMGCIVNGIGEMADAHFGYVGSGPKKIDLYYGKELVHRNIPEEEACDRLIELIKKHNKWEDP